In Gammaproteobacteria bacterium, the sequence CAAACCAGGTGCGGCGTCACCGTGCGCATCCCATCTGGAACTGGCTTTACTTGCGGCTTGCTCATTTTCGTATCTCCTTTTGAGTGGTGTGAGATCCGGGCTTCCGAGCGGGTTCGCTCGGGTCGGCCTGGATTCTGCTTAGTAGTCGATCGGGGGCAATTGGAATCGACAACCCAATCGCGTTTCTGATTTGTGAAGTTGAACGTCGTCCATCGCTATTTCTCAGGGAACATCGCGAAGTACGGTTGCGCTTCCATAACCACTTGCGCGAAGGACGGGCGTTTCATCAGGCGACCCAGGTAAGCCGCCGTGTGCTTGTGGGTGTCGTCGAAGGGCGTTATCAGATTTGCGTAGAAGAGCGCAGGTGCTGCGACGCAGTCGGCCATGCTGAAGGCATCGCCCATGGCCCAGGTCTTCACTTCCATCTCCTGCTCGATCATGCCGTAGGCAATTTGCAACTGTGTCTTCGCTTCCGCCACACCGTGTGGATCATTTTTATCCGCGGGACGCAGCCGGTCGGTAACGACCTTCTGCATGGGTGTGTCCACGTACAGGTCGTAGAAGCGATCCCACTGGCGGGTCCGCAACGTAAGTTCCGTATCCACCGGCACGAGCCGAGTCTTACCCGGATAGTACAAGTCCAGATACTCGATGATGATGCTCGACTCGGGAATCGTCCGGGCTTTTGCCTCGTCACGCAGCACGGGAAACTTGCCGATCGGCCAGAGTTTCTCGAAATCCGCACGGGCGGTCTCATCGGCGAGATCGACGATGTGCGGCTCGAACGGCGTGTCGTTTTCGTAGAGCGCGATGAGCACTTTCTGACAGAACGACGCGAGCGGATGGAAATACAGCTTGAGCGACATGTTATGGACTCACATTCGATTCCGTGGCCTGGTGGATTCACGGCTTGCGTCGCTTAATCCACCGAAACTACTATTGAACCACTTCACCATGTACGCAAGATTGCAGGGTGGATAAAGCACCGCGTATCCACCGAGCTGAGCCCGCGCGCTACACCAAAAGGCAAACGCTTCGGTCAGACCGGCCTACGGCTTGAGATCGAACAACGCCTTGCCGCTTTCCATGTCGAACGGCGCCGACCAGTGTTCATGCACGACCGCCCACTTGCCGTTTATCTTGCGATAACCGGCGGTCATGCGCATCCACGAAGCTTTTTCTTCGCCGTTCGCGTCTGTTCCACCGCACCAGTTGAGGCAGTGCGCAAAGGCCACGTCCTCGCCTGCCGCAATTTGCAGATCGTGCATCTCGAAAATCCCCGGGCCGGGACACATGGCAAGACATGCTTCCCAGTGCTTCTGGTATGCTTCGCGGCCCTTGAATTGCAGCTTCGCGATCGCGTCGAACGCGAGGATATCCGGCGCGTAATCGGACACGATACCGGCGATGTCCTGCGCATGGACGGCTTTAAGCCAGCTGTCTATCAGCGCGCGGATTTCGGTTTCGGACGTCGGGGTTGCGGTAGGCGTTGCAGTGCTCATGTCGTTGCTCCTTTGTTGAGAAAATCGTGTCAATAGAATCGCCGCGTGGCGGCTTTAATTTACGATGGGGAACGGTTCGCGCCACGCTTCGAGTTCGTTGATCCGCACGTGCCAGCGCTGAATTTCGGTGAATTTATCGAGTGGCAGGTGCGATTGATCGGCGTAAGGCAACAGCGATGCGACGGCGAAATCGGCAACCGTCAACCCCGTTCCCACGAGATACTTGCGGCCTTGCAGATGATCGTTTAACACGGCGGCGTACTGCTTGAACGCCGCGGTGGCCTCCTCGACCGCCGCGGGGTCGGGGTCGCCCCCGCCGATCCAGCGCTTGACGACGTGCTCAAAGAACAGCGTGCCTGCCGTGCGCGAGAAGTGGGCAATGTCCCAGCTGAGCCAGCGCACGATGTCGATCTGGCGCTCATCGTTCGGCCACAGGTCCGATTCGGCCCTGCGCGCGAGGTAGCACATGATCGCGCATGATTCCCACAGCCTCAATGCGCCATCCTCCAGCGCGGGCACGTTGCCATTCGGGTTGATCGCGAGATACGCCGGCGCCTGGTGTTCACCTTTGCGAAGGTCAACGCGGACGTACTCAACCGGCGATTGCAGGTATTTTGCGACGGCGCAGGGTTTGCGCGGATTGGGTGTTTCGGCGTAGTAAAGTTTCACGGTGAATCCTGGCCTCACCGCGCCTGCGCAACGCGGTTGCTGCCGGCCAACTGGCGTATCGGCCGCACCTCGATGCTACCCACTCTCGCTGGCGGGATTTTCGCGGCTATCTGAATGGCCTCGTTCAGATCCCTGGCATCGATCAGATAAAACCCCGCCAGTTGCTCTTTAGTCTCGGCGAAAGGCCCGTCGGTGATGGACACCTTGCCGTTTCGAACACGCACGGTGGTCGCGGTCCGCACGGATTCCAGCGCTTCGCCAGCGACCATGTGTCCGCTATCCTGCAAGCTGCCGGCATAGGCCAGACATTCTGCATCTTTGGGGCTCTCGGGCAGCGAATGCAGATTCGATTCGTCGCTGTAAACCAGGCAAAGGTAATTCATTGTTTCCTCCAGATGGTGGTGAAACTTGTGGTTACTGGGTAGTCGTTCGGTGAAGCCCCAAATCGACAACGCGCCCATCGCGGGCGAAACATCCGCGAGATCGGCGTGCACCGGACGGGCGAATATCGCCGCGAAAGCTGGCAGCGCCATATTTACGGTTTACACCAGATAGTCGTTTGGCGAAGTCGTAGATCGACATTCGCGCTGCTTTGCGGAAGGCATGGAGGCGCATTGCGCTAACGGTATGTCTCTTTATGAAACCGCGATCGGGTACCAGTGCCTACGGACCGCGATATCCCCTTGGTCTGATGCGAGGTCGCTAATACAGGGGTAGCAAAGAGCTATTTGAAGCCGTGCAGTGCTGGAGGTCGCGCTTGCTGTTCTCGACAACGCCTTTTTCAAGCTGGCGCTGATCCTATGTTTCTGGAGGCGCATTCTCGGCGAAGGGCGCCAGGTGGTCGACCATTGCTTTCTGGAATGCGGGCCGCGCCTCGCAGCGTTGTCGGTAGGCCTCGAGCACCGGCATTTGCGCGACCAGGTCGGTGTGGCGCAGGATGCGCAACACCGTCGTCATGAGCAGATCCGCCGCAGTGAAGCGATTCTCAAGATAGTCTCGCCCATCCAGCCAGCCGGACAGGTTCGCCAGCCGCCCCTTCACCGCCTCGACCGCTGCCGGTCGGCGCAGCTTCGCCCATTCCTCATCGGCGTGGAACAGGTCGATCTCCGCGAGGTTCTGGATCGGTGGCTCCACCGTGTTTAGGGCCGCGAACATCCAGGTCTTCGAGCGCGCCGAGCGTCAGGATCGGGCGGCATCAGCGCGTCGGACCGCTCGGCGATATACAACACGATGGCGCCGGACTCGAACAACGTCAGCCCGTCCTCCTCGTAGGCACGCACCTGCCCGAAAGGCTGAAGGGCACGATAGCTCTCGGAAGTCTGATCCTCCGGGCCCGATCAGCCGCGCCTGATAGCCGAGGCCCGCCTCTTCAAGCGCCCAGCGCACGCGAAAATCACGCACCAGCCCCTCGGCAAAAGGTGGTACCCAGCGAAATGCGCTAATCCTGATCATAGCCAGCTCCTTGTCCTATTCATGAATTCATGCCGTGGCCGCGCGGTTGACCGGGTCAACAGCTTCGGCTAATACGATCTGGTTGTCGTCGGGGTCACGGACGATGGCTGTTTTTACGAAGTCACCGCTACTCGTCGGCCCGATTGCGATGTCCTGGTTGCGCAATTCGGCCAGCCGGTTTTCAAGGTTGTCTTCGACCAATGTCACAGAAGAAAACCCGGCGCGGCTTTGGTCCTCAAATACCTGTATCCAGCCGCCGCCGCTGAATTCCCATTCGGCGAGTCCGGGCATTGGCTGGGCGTCGGGGGATCGGCCGAGAATTTCCTCGTACCAGCGAATTGCGGTATCCAAGTTTTTCACCGCAAGACCGGCGAGTGCATTATTGATGGTCATCGCTTTCTCCGTAAGTTTTTGCGTGGGTTGCTCGTTCGGCCTTCTATCCATACGCGGGGAGGTTGATTCTCTTATTCGGTATGCGGTGCATGCCAATTGCGCGGAATGTGCTGGAGCATACTCACACGGTTGCCCTCGGAATCGGTGAATGAGGCGTATTGCCCCACGCCGGGTATCTCCATTGGCTCGCCAAGCAGCTTACCGCCCGCATCCGTTACCTTCTTTACTGATTCTTTGATATCGTCCACCGCGATAACGATGGATGGATATTGCATCGGCCAATCGGGCTTTCTCTGGAAAAAGCCGCCGTTAATCGCACCGGGCTTCCTGGGGCCGTTCTCGTCAGTTTCGGTGGTGGTTGCAAGCACATAACTTCCCATGTCCTCGCCAAGCATCTGCGTCCGCCAGCCGAATGCCGACGCATACAACTTCGCCATTCTGTTGCAATCGTCATATGGCATTTCAAAAGTGAACAACGCTATTCATTGGTTCTTCCTCGATGTTGATTGAAGTGTGACTAACCTATATGCTGGATTCGTTTATCGCTGCGCTGATCTGACCTGCGCGATGTGCGGCATCGCAATCAGGGGAATCGGGTATCTTCAAGCGCCTGATAGGCCACCTAGAGAAATTGCTGGTTAATTTCGAAGTCGTCGGGGCCGGTGGCCAATCGCTGCATCAGCAGAATCGCCACCAGACCCGAATTCGGGTCGGCTGTGAAAGTCGTGCCGTAGCCGCCCGCCCAGCCATAGCGTCTCGGGGTGGAAGAAATATCATCCGGTTCCGTGGTCACCGACAGGCCGAAGCCCCAGCCCTGCTTGTCCCAAAAGCCGCTTTTATGGTGTTTCTCAGACGTCAGGTTTCTCCCATCAGGTAATCAATCAGTGTCGAGCAGGATGTCGAAGCCGCCATAGATCATGCGCATGCCGTCGAAAGGCATTGGATTATTTTCGGGGGATAGCCTTGGATCGCTCATCACCTTTTTCATGCCGGCGTCGCGGGTTTTCTTGTCGGGCCATTCTATCCAGGAAAAAATGACGGTTTCGTCATCCTTCGCCTTTACCGCCATGTAGAAATCGGTCGTTTCGCCCTTGGGCACATCGTCACCCCAGCATTCGACGCATCGGATCGCGCCATACTCGCGGAATACCGCAAGGGCGTCCTCGGCATGTTTCCTGTATTTTTCCTTGTTGGCGGTGGGTACCGCAGCGACAAATCCATCGATATAGCTCATTGTGCTTCTCCTGTTTTGGGGTTGGTTGATAATTTAGTCGGCTTGAGTTCTCGAAGAACGCCCTGGAGGCGTCGAGGTCTTTAACTGGGAGGTTTACGAAGATTTTGGTGGTCATGGGTGTTTCCTTCTGGTAGGGGATGCGGCGTCATGTATTTTCAGTGGCCGTTGTGTGATCGAGAGCGACCACGCCGAGCTGTTACCGGTCATGCCGCGCCCTCATATTCGAGCTTCGGATACCAGTCGCTTCCGCGCCCATCGGGTGTCGTGTCGAGGATGATCCAGAGCGGATTCATGTCGGGGGCATTGTGCGGATCCTGGCCGGGATCGGCGATCTCCGGCCCACCCTCGCTGCTCCAGAAATGCCGGATGGCGCCGTCCTTGCGGGTGAAGACGGTGTAAGCGGGCATGTCGGCATCCCTGTCGCCGACATAGTCGCGGGTGAAGTCGCCGCTCGGGTCCGAATAGAGCTTGAGGTTTTTCCAGCCGCGCTGCTGGGCGTACTTCTCGATACGCTCGATCGGCGAGCGGGCGACCATTGCGAAGGCGACACGCTGCTCGATATTGGGCGCTTCACCATCCCAGGAGCTCATCTGCGCCGTGCACATCGGGCAACCCTGTTCGCGCTGCGGGCCGTACATGAAGCTGTAGACGACGAGCGTGTCGTGATCGCCGAACAGATCGTCGAGGCCGACCTCGCCATTCACACTCTCGAAGCGATAATCCTCGGTGATTTCGCCGCCCGGTGGCAGCGACCGGCGCTGCTCGGCGACGCGCGCGATATGGCGGCGCAGTTCGATTTCCTCGGCGAGCAGCGCGTCGCGCGCTTGCCGATACTCGTCGCTTTCGTTCGGAAAGCGGGTGTCATTCTTTCTCGCCAACTCGACTGCCGGCTTGAATGTTTTCTGGGTTGTCATAGTCATTCTCCGTTGCGCTTACGGTTTGAGGTCGATGGCGGCCTTGAGGCTCCCGTCCATGGAAAAGGGCGTCGGTTCATGCTCTTGGACGATGCGCCACGTTCTCCTTTACATGTTATGGATACTATCGAACCCTGGACGCATCGTCATACTCGTCATGACGGCGCACCCAATCCATGATTTCTTTCTCGTTGCGACCTTTCGGCGTGATGTCGAGATAGATGAAGGCGCCGATCACCTCCTCGTTGCCGCGCGCATAGCTGGAATAGGTGTGGAAGACGCCGCCTTTATCGTCCTTGTAAAAGACGCTGAGGCCGGGGAGTTCGTCGAAGCCTTCGACCATGCCGTAGTTGTAATGGACGTTGCCCTCGGCGAGTTCTTCTTTCGTGAACGACACATGAAAGTCGTAGTTGAAGTCGCTGCCGTAGGACGACACCCACTTCGCCTGCCAGCCCATGCGCTTCTTGTAGGCTTCGAGCTTGTCAAGCGGCGCCCGTGAAACCCGGACATAGGCGACGTCGTGATTTTCGAGATGAACGAGCGCACCCTCGGCATGGTCGGCCTCCAGCGAGCAGCTCGGGCAACCCTCCTCCCACTCGGGAGCGAACATGAAGTGATGGGTAATGAGCTGGCTTCGTCCGTCGAATAGATCGGCGAGTACCTGTTTGCCGTCCGGCGTATCGAAAACATAGTCCTTCTCGACCTTCACCCAAGGCAGCGCGCGCCGCTCGGCGCTTACGAGATCGCGCATGCGCGTTAGGGCCTTTTCGTTCTTGAGATGCGCCTTGCGCGCCGCGAGCCACTCGTCTCGCGATACGACACTAGGATTCTCTATGGCGTGCTTGCTCATGATGATTTCTCCTTTGATTTGGGCTGTGAAGGGCTGTTCTTCGAGCCGGTTCTTGCGCGCAGCTTGGACGCTACGAGCGTGGCCAGGCCGCCCGTGCCGGTTGTGCCGGCGATCGCCCAGGCTGTCGTTGCAATACATGCAGGACACATTGCTTTGCTCTCCGGGAGAGTCCGCTTGGCCGCGGCTACTGCGCGTTCAATTGCCTGACGGGCCGCACCTCGATGCTGCCCACTCTCGCCGGCGGGATTTTCGCGGCGATCTGAATGGCCTCGTTGAGATCCCTGGCATCGATCAGATAAAACCCCGCCAGTTGTTCTTTCGTCTCGGCGAAGGGTCCGTCGGTGATAGACACCTTACCGTTTCGAACCCGCACGGTGGTCGCGGTCCGCACGGATTCCAGCGCTTCACCGGCGATCATCTGCCCGTTTTCCTGCAGCTCTCCGGCACAGGCCAGACATTCTTCATCTTTGGGGCTTTCGGGCAAGGAGTGCAGTTTTGATTCGTCGCTGTAAACCAGGCACAGGTAGTTCATTGTTACCTCAAGATCGTGATGTAACGGGTGGTTACTGGATAGTCGATTGGCGCGGCTTAAATTCGACACACGCGAATTGCGGATAAAAGATTAGCAAGATGGACAGGTGGCGAGTAGGGGCATCGGGGATCGAATCACCCTCGATTGATTGCTGCGGAATGTACTTTGGCTCCAGGTCGCCCGTGTCGCGCCGTAAGCATCGTGAGCCAGCGCCGGCAACGCTTTATGGCCGCGATCCACTATAATAAGTTCTGACTAAGTCCGTCGCGAGCTTCTCTCAAGCCGAGCAAAACAAGAAGCGTAGTTCTTGCTTTCATCAATTTCAACGGCTTGCAATCGGAAAATGGCCGTGGGTTCCTCCTGTTAAGCAACCTCTCACTTAATCAGAGGATGCTTAGTGCACAATCATTCGCTTTGCTGCTTCGCCATCAACCGGTTTGGAGAAATGGTAACCTTGCCCATATTCACATCGCAGGGCGCGTAGCTGAGCCAATTGTTCGGCCGTTTCCACGCCTTCCGCGGTCACTTCCATTCCCAGGATATGCGCCAGTTGAACGATTGTTTGGACAATCTCCGAGCTTTTATTGCCGGGCGCCATTCGCATCACAAACGAACGATCAATCTTCAACACATCAACTGGAAAGTTGTGCAGGTTGGAGAGCGATGAATAGCCGGTGCCGAAGTCGTCGATCTGTAGTTTGACGCCCAACCCTTTGAGTTCTCCGAGCAGCGCGCTGACGGTGTGAGACTTTTCCATCATCGAGCTTTCCGTAATCTCAAGCTCCAGGCTACGTGCGGGCAGACCTGTTTGTTCTAAAACCCTGCTGACCTGCTCAACGAGGCCAGGCTGCGAAAATTCTCTACTGGAAAGATTAACGCTGACCGATAAAGACGCATTGTGGCGGGACGAGTCTTGCCACTCCCGTACCTGACGACATGCTTCGTGTAGCACCCAGTTGCCAATCGGCATGATTAGCCCGTTTTCTTCGGCAACGGGGATAAACTCATCCGGGAACACAAGCCCGCGCTCTGGATGCCGCCAGCGAACAAGCGCTTCAAACCCAGTATTCCGGTTGTTCTCCAGCGATATAATAGGTTGATAGTGAAGGCAAAACTCTTCGCGCTCGATCGCCCGCCTTAAGTCCGATTCCAACTTCAACAAAGCCATCACGCTGGCTTGCATACTCGGGTCAAATACTTCATATCTTCCTCCGCCGCGAGACTTGGCGCGATACATCGCCGTATCGGCATCGCGCAAAACTTCTTCGGTAGAGGTATAGTCGCGTTTTGAAAGGGTAATACCAACACTGGCGGTTGTGAAAACCTGCTGCTCAGCAAGCGGGAAAGGCTGACTGAACTCTTTGTTTATGCGGTTGGCGACTCGCGTCGCGTCGCGAATGCTATTGATGTCGTTTAGAAGAATCGTAAATTCGTCGCCACCTATCCTTGCGATTGCATCTTCGGGACGCACGACAGACTCCAGCTTGCGCGCGATGCGGACGAGAAACTGGTCGCCGGCGATATGACCTAGACTGTCGTTGATAACCTTGAAGCGATCGAGATCAAGAAACAAAACGGCAAACAGATAATTGTCGTGTCGTTTGGCGTACGCGATGGCTTGATGCAAATGTTCGACGAACAAGGATCGGTTCGGCAGACCTGTCAGCGCGTCATGCAACGCTTCATGGGCGATGCGCTCGCCTGCAAGCGTGCGCTCGGTTATGTCGGAATGGGTGATGACCGCTCCCCCGACCTCAGGTGGCCTGGGGTCTACTTGCATCTTGAACCAGCGCTGCCCGGCTGGTAAGTGACATGGATATTCGATGTCAAAATCGGGCTGTTTTCCTTCCATGACAGCGCGAATGCCTTCCGATGTCCTATTGGCCGACGGGTCTTCTGCTATGCCCCTAGGGCACACATCGAGATAATTCATTCCGATCCCGACAGGTTCCACCAAGGCTCCATTTTCCAGGGCGAAACGCTCCCAGGAGTTACTGACATGAGTGATAATTCCGTTCGCGTCCACAACAACTATTTCTGAAGAAACCGAGTCGAAAATGCCTTGAAGTAGTTCATCTCGCTGCCGAATCTTTTCTTGTGAATCTTTGCGCTCGGTGATGTCGCGGATATTGCATTGAATGACCTGCTGGTTGCGTTCCCCATAGACGTTGCTGATAAACTCTACTTCCCGGCGCTGTCGGTCTTTTGTTTGCAGCGGCAAGTCTTCGTAGCGCATATAACCATTCTCCTGCAATTCTTGAAAAGCCGCGGCGCTCGCGTTCTCATCCTTCAGCAGACCGATTTCCCAGAGTTCCTTGCCTAGGAATTCATCGTGTGTATAGCCCAGCAACTCCGTCATGTAGGGGTTCGCGTCGGCGATTTTTCGATCGTCTTTATCGAGGATGAGGATGCCGTCTCGCGCGCTTTCAAACAGACGTCGATAACGAAGCTCGGAACGTTGCATCGCTTCATTCGCCTGTTCACGTTCAATCGCGATTGCGGCGACGTCGCGGAGGTTGCACTGTTCAATCGCGACTGCTGCGGTCTGCGCCAGCATCGCGACACTCGGTTGGCCTTGTGCGATAGTGTTGCGGCTTAGGAGAGAGTAATTGCCAAGGTTGGCGAAGATTTTTACGAAGGTTGAGAGAATCGACATCGATCAAGCAGCCATTGAATCAAGTGTCACAGATTGGGGTTTGAGGTCGCGCCCGTTGGGGTCGTTTTTTCCAGTATCCGGCGTGTAGACCACATTCGCGGTGTGGGCAGCTATTCCGCGAGGCGCGCGCATCAGGGCCGAAGGCGATGCCCTCGACTGCCCCGAGCGA encodes:
- a CDS encoding YciI family protein is translated as MNYLCLVYSDESKLHSLPESPKDEECLACAGELQENGQMIAGEALESVRTATTVRVRNGKVSITDGPFAETKEQLAGFYLIDARDLNEAIQIAAKIPPARVGSIEVRPVRQLNAQ
- a CDS encoding glutathione S-transferase family protein, whose protein sequence is MSLKLYFHPLASFCQKVLIALYENDTPFEPHIVDLADETARADFEKLWPIGKFPVLRDEAKARTIPESSIIIEYLDLYYPGKTRLVPVDTELTLRTRQWDRFYDLYVDTPMQKVVTDRLRPADKNDPHGVAEAKTQLQIAYGMIEQEMEVKTWAMGDAFSMADCVAAPALFYANLITPFDDTHKHTAAYLGRLMKRPSFAQVVMEAQPYFAMFPEK
- a CDS encoding serine hydrolase, whose protein sequence is MTSEKHHKSGFWDKQGWGFGLSVTTEPDDISSTPRRYGWAGGYGTTFTADPNSGLVAILLMQRLATGPDDFEINQQFL
- a CDS encoding DUF1428 domain-containing protein codes for the protein MSYIDGFVAAVPTANKEKYRKHAEDALAVFREYGAIRCVECWGDDVPKGETTDFYMAVKAKDDETVIFSWIEWPDKKTRDAGMKKVMSDPRLSPENNPMPFDGMRMIYGGFDILLDTD
- a CDS encoding nuclear transport factor 2 family protein codes for the protein MSTATPTATPTSETEIRALIDSWLKAVHAQDIAGIVSDYAPDILAFDAIAKLQFKGREAYQKHWEACLAMCPGPGIFEMHDLQIAAGEDVAFAHCLNWCGGTDANGEEKASWMRMTAGYRKINGKWAVVHEHWSAPFDMESGKALFDLKP
- a CDS encoding DUF899 domain-containing protein; its protein translation is MENPSVVSRDEWLAARKAHLKNEKALTRMRDLVSAERRALPWVKVEKDYVFDTPDGKQVLADLFDGRSQLITHHFMFAPEWEEGCPSCSLEADHAEGALVHLENHDVAYVRVSRAPLDKLEAYKKRMGWQAKWVSSYGSDFNYDFHVSFTKEELAEGNVHYNYGMVEGFDELPGLSVFYKDDKGGVFHTYSSYARGNEEVIGAFIYLDITPKGRNEKEIMDWVRRHDEYDDASRVR
- a CDS encoding DUF899 family protein produces the protein MTTQKTFKPAVELARKNDTRFPNESDEYRQARDALLAEEIELRRHIARVAEQRRSLPPGGEITEDYRFESVNGEVGLDDLFGDHDTLVVYSFMYGPQREQGCPMCTAQMSSWDGEAPNIEQRVAFAMVARSPIERIEKYAQQRGWKNLKLYSDPSGDFTRDYVGDRDADMPAYTVFTRKDGAIRHFWSSEGGPEIADPGQDPHNAPDMNPLWIILDTTPDGRGSDWYPKLEYEGAA
- a CDS encoding YciI family protein, with protein sequence MNYLCLVYSDESNLHSLPESPKDAECLAYAGSLQDSGHMVAGEALESVRTATTVRVRNGKVSITDGPFAETKEQLAGFYLIDARDLNEAIQIAAKIPPARVGSIEVRPIRQLAGSNRVAQAR
- a CDS encoding EAL domain-containing protein, yielding MSILSTFVKIFANLGNYSLLSRNTIAQGQPSVAMLAQTAAVAIEQCNLRDVAAIAIEREQANEAMQRSELRYRRLFESARDGILILDKDDRKIADANPYMTELLGYTHDEFLGKELWEIGLLKDENASAAAFQELQENGYMRYEDLPLQTKDRQRREVEFISNVYGERNQQVIQCNIRDITERKDSQEKIRQRDELLQGIFDSVSSEIVVVDANGIITHVSNSWERFALENGALVEPVGIGMNYLDVCPRGIAEDPSANRTSEGIRAVMEGKQPDFDIEYPCHLPAGQRWFKMQVDPRPPEVGGAVITHSDITERTLAGERIAHEALHDALTGLPNRSLFVEHLHQAIAYAKRHDNYLFAVLFLDLDRFKVINDSLGHIAGDQFLVRIARKLESVVRPEDAIARIGGDEFTILLNDINSIRDATRVANRINKEFSQPFPLAEQQVFTTASVGITLSKRDYTSTEEVLRDADTAMYRAKSRGGGRYEVFDPSMQASVMALLKLESDLRRAIEREEFCLHYQPIISLENNRNTGFEALVRWRHPERGLVFPDEFIPVAEENGLIMPIGNWVLHEACRQVREWQDSSRHNASLSVSVNLSSREFSQPGLVEQVSRVLEQTGLPARSLELEITESSMMEKSHTVSALLGELKGLGVKLQIDDFGTGYSSLSNLHNFPVDVLKIDRSFVMRMAPGNKSSEIVQTIVQLAHILGMEVTAEGVETAEQLAQLRALRCEYGQGYHFSKPVDGEAAKRMIVH
- a CDS encoding glutathione S-transferase family protein, with amino-acid sequence MKLYYAETPNPRKPCAVAKYLQSPVEYVRVDLRKGEHQAPAYLAINPNGNVPALEDGALRLWESCAIMCYLARRAESDLWPNDERQIDIVRWLSWDIAHFSRTAGTLFFEHVVKRWIGGGDPDPAAVEEATAAFKQYAAVLNDHLQGRKYLVGTGLTVADFAVASLLPYADQSHLPLDKFTEIQRWHVRINELEAWREPFPIVN
- a CDS encoding VOC family protein codes for the protein MTINNALAGLAVKNLDTAIRWYEEILGRSPDAQPMPGLAEWEFSGGGWIQVFEDQSRAGFSSVTLVEDNLENRLAELRNQDIAIGPTSSGDFVKTAIVRDPDDNQIVLAEAVDPVNRAATA